A segment of the Cotesia glomerata isolate CgM1 linkage group LG2, MPM_Cglom_v2.3, whole genome shotgun sequence genome:
cgatgagagtaacatcgggatgagcttatatctttaaaaatgtcaatagttcacaagatacagggtaatttcttaattatgtatctagagatagagcattttcgaatgcagcttaaatacttataataaattgactcttggtgagaatgatatgaaacctcgAAAAGGcgcaaattcaagtcaagaattttccaacgataccaaatttaactataaaaatccattttatcatataaatacactggccacgaaattttgcttattctcttaataatatagattatcatacattaatttatatgattaaaattattattattatatttattattaatgtataAATCTTAATAGATGTAAAGCTTGCTCATAAAACGTAAAATGCAAAGAACTTGTTGCTGCTGCTTTCACTTGACTAGGAAGTAAGCCTTTGAATAAACCCAGAACGCCTTCTTCTTTGACAATACGTACAAAGCAATCAACCAAGCCACCGCAGTGGAAAAATTTGCCAAACCCAACTCTTCCGTGCTCGAAGCCCTGAATTTGCAGACGCTTACGCCCCAGGTCCATCGGATAGATCGCCGTTTTTGAAAGCACTCCAGCGATGCTTCCAGATAGTAATGAATTCAAGGCGGTTATTTCACTATCAGGTACTAATCTTCTGTATATACTTGTTGATATATTGTAAAAGAGAAATTGCAGGCCAGTGTGTGGGGCTACTTGCAATAAAGTCAGTGAAAGTCCTCGAAATAATGTTCTTACTGATTCAGTCTTTAAAATTGTCCTGATtaaaagtacttttttttaattagaaatgattttttttttttttaattaagattaatattatttattgctttGATGTACATACCAGTAACAATTGAATAATCCAGTGTATATTTTCCGAGTTGAAGATTGCGCGACGAGTCTAGTTCTTGCAGTATCAAAAGGAAATGAAGCAATTGTTGCAATTGTACCAGCTGTTGCACCAGCTATAAAATTCATCGAGTACTGTCTGTTGTTTATCTTTGAATCTGTCATCACTTCCATCAGCTTGTTGTAACtgtaaaactataaaataaattattatttaattatatatttcatgttgttatttattatttcttgcCTTCCTCAATTACCTGAGTCAGACCGTAAGTAATTGACAGAAATTGTGCAGGTAAGTGGCCTTTCCATAGACTGAAAATACCTTCTTCGCGGATTATCGTCGAAGTTGCTTGTAACAATGATTGATATTTACTAGAGTGTGTATGAGATATCGGTTCCACTTGTAActaatacaattatttttttctgagtatttttaaatatttaagagacTGAAATTAGTagacacttgacaattttttaatatgatcCTGAAGttagttacaataattattaattacaataataaaaattctttaaaaaatttccactaataatttttttttatttttacatggggaatttttttaataaatttttttcattataatttaattggaataaaattataaaatgatttatattgTCCGTCAACTTTagtgtcattttttaaatttattttgaaaaataaactagatatagaaaatttataattttttagtttctaaaaatggaattttttttcttaaaaaaattctaaaaattattaaatgtctcTAAATGTTAATCTCATTAATACTCATCTATATTTATGCAAACATAAACAATACCTGAAAgcgaattttaatgacatcaaAAGGTTGACATATCAATCTTGTCAAAAATCCACTGACAGCTCCAGCAATAGCGTGATTTTGGCTCAAATCCATTTTTTCTATCTAAAAATtcagattaaaaatatttgtaaaagtttttttttattgtaagtaaacaaaaaataaaaaatattattctaaccttaaaaatctatttaattttacatatttattattgttttattccccaggatttttaatttgttcaaAACACTTGTTTGAATTAACTAATCACCATCACAGTGAACTAATGACAAttttgtcatttatttttttttaactacactTTTTATTACCAGTTTTTACTCAGCTCCACAAAACAAAACTAAAATCCTTTATGTAACCATGGTTTTATTTTTCGCACGTGTCttgtattcttttttttaatttttttttaaaaacactgAAATATAATCTAATTAAGTACGATCAATATCAACAGctggataatttattttttgaacagGCCAAATTTCAGCTTCTTCCGGCTgagaattattataataactgtcaattACACTTTTCAAGTCATACCCCCATGGATTACTGATTAATAATTCCAGAGTCTCACCACTGGGAAGACGATCATTACCTTCTCTAGCCAGGACATCCAATTTTTCTTCTAgaaactaatttaatttttctattaccATGCATAACTGATAAACTAATTTATACTGACCTGAGTTGTCAATTCCCAgtagaatttataaatattaataagtgCATTGTTATAAATGTTTTCAATATCTGAACCGTCAGAATTTTTAGACTTAGAAACAATCTCTCTATAATaccatttataaaaaaatctgcCAGTATCACTGTAGtgtattggaaaaaatttacaaaaatttaaattacataaaacaTTAGAGCCAAATTCATAGACCACTTCTTCTGTAGACTCAATTAGACATAAAATACAATTGGagtataaaagtaataatccAGTAATTTTATCCGAATATTTCTTCACATtatcttcaaataatttaatagtttcattggatgatttaattttagcgaatataattaatttaaatactaaatttttctttttaattatgtcAAAAATTGT
Coding sequences within it:
- the LOC123259924 gene encoding mitochondrial thiamine pyrophosphate carrier-like, which translates into the protein MDLSQNHAIAGAVSGFLTRLICQPFDVIKIRFQLQVEPISHTHSSKYQSLLQATSTIIREEGIFSLWKGHLPAQFLSITYGLTQFYSYNKLMEVMTDSKINNRQYSMNFIAGATAGTIATIASFPFDTARTRLVAQSSTRKIYTGLFNCYWTILKTESVRTLFRGLSLTLLQVAPHTGLQFLFYNISTSIYRRLVPDSEITALNSLLSGSIAGVLSKTAIYPMDLGRKRLQIQGFEHGRVGFGKFFHCGGLVDCFVRIVKEEGVLGLFKGLLPSQVKAAATSSLHFTFYEQALHLLRFIH